The genomic region GGCAGAATCCCGAAGTTGATCAGGTTGGAGCGGTGGATCCTGGCGAAGCTTTTGGCTAGCTTCACCCTGATGCCCAGGTAGCGCGGCGCCAGCGCCGCATGCTCGCGCGACGACCCCTGCCCGTAATTCTCGCCGCCGACGACGGCGCCGTCCCCTTTCTCGGAGGCCCGCGCGGCGAACTCCGGGTCCGCCTGCTCGAAGACGAACTTGCTGATGGCTGGGATGTTGCTCCGGAACGGCAGCACCTTGTTCCCGGCCGGCATGATCGTGTCGGTGGAGATGTTGTCTCCCACCTTGATGATCACCTCCAGGTCGAGCCGGTCGGGAAGCGCCGGGAGTTCCGGGAAGGGAACGATGTTGGGACCGGTGACGATCTCGACCGCTCCGCCGTCCTCGGGAGGGAAGATGATGCCGGCGTCGTCCACCAGGTACTGTTCCGGGTTCTGCACCGCCGGCCAGGGGAGCAGGTCGGAAAGCTTCCGTGGATCGGTGACCACCCCGAAGACACCTGCCGCCGCTGCGGTCTCGGGGGAGCAGAGGTAGACCCGGTCCTCCTTGGTGCCGCTTCGGCCCGGGAAGTTGCGCGGGAAGGTCCTGAGCGACACCTGGTTCGTCCCAGGGGCCTGCCCCATCCCGATGCACCCCAGGCACCCGGGCTGGTGCACCTGACCTCCGGCCAGAAGGAGCATCATGAAGCCCCCCTGCGCCACCACGTTCTCCAACACCTGCCGGCTGCCGGGGTTGATGTGGAAGGCGACGCCTGGGGCGATTTTGCGGCCATCGAGGATCCGGCAGACGGTCATCAGGTCCCGGAAAGACGAGTTGACCGAGCTCCCGATGATGACCTGATCCACCTTCAACCCCTCGATCTCGGAGACCGGCACCACGTTGTCCGGGGACGAGGGGCAGGCGATGAGCGGGACCACCTGGCTCAGGTCTATCTCGTCGTGGTCATCGTAGGTCGCGTCCGGGTCAGCCAGGAGTTCTCGCCACACCTCGCCGCGCCCCTGGGCTTTCAGGAAGGCGAGCGTGTTCAGGTCGCTGGGGAAAACGGTAGTGGTTGCGCCGAGTTCCGCTCCCATGTTGCCGATGGTGGCGCGGTCGGTGGCGGAAAGGGTGGCCACACCGGGGCCGTAGTACTCGATGATCTTCCCCACGCCCCCCTTCACGCTGTGGCGCCTCAGCATCTCGAGGATCACGTCCTTCCCCGAAACCCAGGGCTGCAGCTTTCCGGTGAGCTTTATCCCCCAGATGCGGGGGCAGGTGAGATGGAAAGGATGTCCCGCCATGGCGAGCGCCACGTCGAGCCCGCCTGCGCCTATCGCCAGCTGTCCCAGCCCCGCCGCGGTCGGCGTGTGCGAATCGGCACCCAGAAGCGTCGTTCCCGGGACGCCGAAGCGTTCCAGTGAGACCTGGTGCGAGACCCCGTTCCCGGGCTTGGAGAGGTAGACGCCGAATTTCTGTGCGGCGCTGGTGAGAAAGGCGTGATCGTCCGCGTTCTTGTTGTCGGTCTGCAAGAGGTTATGGTCCACGTACTGCGCCGCCAGCGCCACCTTCACCCGGGGAAGACCCATCGCCATGAACTCAAGCATCGCCATG from Citrifermentans bremense harbors:
- a CDS encoding aconitate hydratase, yielding MGDNVALKILKEHLVEGELVPGQEIALRIDQTLLQDATGTMAMLEFMAMGLPRVKVALAAQYVDHNLLQTDNKNADDHAFLTSAAQKFGVYLSKPGNGVSHQVSLERFGVPGTTLLGADSHTPTAAGLGQLAIGAGGLDVALAMAGHPFHLTCPRIWGIKLTGKLQPWVSGKDVILEMLRRHSVKGGVGKIIEYYGPGVATLSATDRATIGNMGAELGATTTVFPSDLNTLAFLKAQGRGEVWRELLADPDATYDDHDEIDLSQVVPLIACPSSPDNVVPVSEIEGLKVDQVIIGSSVNSSFRDLMTVCRILDGRKIAPGVAFHINPGSRQVLENVVAQGGFMMLLLAGGQVHQPGCLGCIGMGQAPGTNQVSLRTFPRNFPGRSGTKEDRVYLCSPETAAAAGVFGVVTDPRKLSDLLPWPAVQNPEQYLVDDAGIIFPPEDGGAVEIVTGPNIVPFPELPALPDRLDLEVIIKVGDNISTDTIMPAGNKVLPFRSNIPAISKFVFEQADPEFAARASEKGDGAVVGGENYGQGSSREHAALAPRYLGIRVKLAKSFARIHRSNLINFGILPLTFRDKGDYDQVKQGDRLQIANLRELVQGGATEIPVRVNGGEIVTLLHASERERAELLAGGLLNKVKEETNGGQS